In Pseudothermotoga hypogea DSM 11164 = NBRC 106472, the following are encoded in one genomic region:
- a CDS encoding carbohydrate ABC transporter permease — protein MKKKLAPYLFLAGPLALYFIWVIYPIFRTFVVSFTRWDGMTRPRFVGWENFIRLFNDRYFILSLLNNFKWMVGFVILSIPLGLFFAMLMDQKYPGHKVYKSLVYLPMALSFVVIGQIWSWVLEPSGGIVNTFLRWMGLESLAKPWLSDPRIVTYSLIWAALWRQVPYAMVLFLAGLQSVDREHVEAAIVDGANAFQRFWYVILPELRPAMVITITVNIIDSLRAFDIVFVMTRGGPYYSSSVMANYMYIQAFHNYRMGYGAAIAVIQFLITLGFILVYVLNVLKREERL, from the coding sequence ATGAAGAAAAAGTTGGCGCCCTATCTCTTTCTCGCGGGGCCGTTAGCCCTCTATTTCATCTGGGTCATATACCCTATCTTTCGAACTTTCGTAGTGAGTTTCACACGTTGGGACGGTATGACGCGACCAAGATTCGTCGGGTGGGAAAATTTCATTCGACTATTCAACGATCGTTATTTCATCCTTTCTCTTTTGAACAACTTCAAGTGGATGGTTGGCTTTGTCATACTTTCTATACCTTTGGGACTTTTCTTTGCGATGCTCATGGACCAAAAGTATCCTGGTCACAAGGTCTACAAATCTTTGGTGTATCTGCCCATGGCACTTTCCTTTGTGGTCATAGGTCAGATATGGTCGTGGGTGCTTGAACCTTCTGGGGGCATCGTGAACACGTTTCTGCGTTGGATGGGACTTGAAAGTCTCGCCAAGCCTTGGTTGAGCGATCCAAGGATCGTCACCTACTCACTGATTTGGGCTGCGCTGTGGAGGCAGGTTCCTTACGCGATGGTCCTCTTCCTCGCAGGACTTCAGAGTGTCGATAGGGAACACGTGGAAGCGGCCATAGTCGATGGTGCGAACGCGTTTCAGAGGTTTTGGTACGTCATACTTCCAGAGCTCAGGCCTGCGATGGTGATAACGATCACGGTGAACATCATCGACTCACTCCGTGCGTTCGACATCGTCTTCGTCATGACCAGAGGAGGGCCCTACTATTCTTCGAGCGTCATGGCGAACTACATGTACATCCAAGCTTTCCACAACTACAGGATGGGTTACGGCGCAGCGATCGCAGTGATACAGTTCTTGATCACCCTCGGCTTCATTCTCGTCTACGTATTGAACGTGCTCAAGAGGGAGGAAAGGTTATGA
- a CDS encoding ABC transporter substrate-binding protein, which yields MKKFLVLVLATIMVFVFAKERIVINSYMSDPAPRKALAELVEIFQQKYPEYEVVVNTFAHEDFKVLLRTWLASPKGTADVVTWFAGERMRYFAEMGLIVPVEEVFEGAKWEDYFPEAFRSTCSYKDKIYFIPQSWYWWGVYYRKSVFEKFGIKEPKTWDEFLQVCETLKKNGIVPITIGTKFPWTAAGWFDILNLRINGLDYHIALTAGEVPYTDAKLLKVFEYWRQIIDKGYLLPNHTAYEWQEAATFLFRGQAGMYYMGQFIKDVAPTEVKDDLDFFRFPIIDPAVAPYEETPIDGFMVPANAPNKKGAIVFLRFIASKEAQEKFAKDLGRLAANVAVAPPDAHAKKGLDMILASAGVAQFYDRDTNPEMAEVGMNAFIEFMQNPGKITDILKRLEAERKRIYGK from the coding sequence ATGAAGAAGTTTCTCGTACTCGTCCTCGCCACGATCATGGTCTTTGTCTTCGCAAAGGAAAGGATCGTCATCAACAGCTACATGTCCGATCCTGCTCCGAGAAAAGCCCTTGCAGAACTCGTGGAGATTTTCCAGCAGAAGTATCCTGAGTACGAGGTTGTCGTGAACACGTTCGCACACGAGGACTTCAAGGTGCTCCTGAGGACCTGGCTCGCTTCACCGAAAGGTACTGCGGACGTCGTTACGTGGTTCGCGGGTGAAAGGATGCGCTACTTCGCAGAGATGGGGTTGATAGTTCCAGTCGAAGAAGTTTTCGAAGGTGCGAAGTGGGAGGACTACTTCCCCGAAGCGTTCAGGAGCACTTGCTCGTACAAAGACAAGATCTACTTCATCCCGCAGAGCTGGTATTGGTGGGGCGTTTACTACAGAAAATCCGTTTTCGAAAAATTCGGCATCAAGGAACCGAAAACCTGGGACGAGTTCTTACAGGTGTGTGAGACTCTGAAAAAGAACGGTATAGTTCCCATCACCATCGGAACCAAGTTCCCGTGGACCGCGGCAGGTTGGTTCGACATCTTGAACCTGAGGATCAACGGACTTGACTATCACATTGCCCTCACCGCCGGAGAAGTTCCGTACACCGATGCGAAGCTTCTGAAGGTGTTCGAGTACTGGAGACAGATCATAGACAAAGGATACCTGCTCCCCAACCACACTGCTTACGAGTGGCAGGAAGCGGCGACCTTCCTGTTCAGAGGACAGGCTGGTATGTACTACATGGGACAGTTCATCAAAGACGTTGCGCCCACTGAAGTGAAAGACGATCTCGACTTCTTCAGGTTCCCCATCATCGATCCAGCCGTTGCACCGTACGAGGAAACACCGATCGATGGTTTCATGGTCCCGGCGAATGCCCCCAACAAGAAAGGTGCGATCGTGTTCCTGAGATTCATCGCTTCCAAAGAAGCACAGGAGAAGTTCGCGAAGGATCTCGGCAGGTTGGCAGCGAACGTGGCGGTTGCACCACCTGACGCACACGCAAAGAAAGGTCTCGACATGATCCTCGCCTCGGCTGGTGTGGCTCAGTTCTACGACAGGGATACCAATCCAGAGATGGCTGAAGTCGGAATGAACGCGTTCATAGAGTTCATGCAGAATCCTGGAAAGATCACAGACATATTGAAGAGACTTGAAGCCGAGAGAAAGAGAATCTACGGCAAGTGA
- a CDS encoding alkaline phosphatase, which yields MRRLLVALVLTLLVTFVLASYVKNVIYFIGDGMGFNHVYLASILEGRPLNMMKSQHVGIVKTFSANTWVTDSAAAGTALASGFKTNNGMIGMLPNKEPVPSIAEILKLYGVKVGIVVTCRITHATPAAFYGHVPDRDMENELAEQLIESDFDVIMGGGMRHFLPASVKGSSRKDEKDLISLARERGYTVITKKSELAQVEGGKLLALFASSHLAPASERTGEQPMLYEMVEKALELLSKDGEPFFLMVEGSQIDWEAHGNDPYGVWKEVVEFDKAVGVALEFAKKNPDTLIVVSSDHETGGLSTSTGTYMLEVDKLRKFKANTDWFISRHSIEEKEKFIAAVKEFYDIDMSEEEYSQLLNVKKTAKSVYDLPNAFGRYVSSKALLGWTTFDHTGDPVPIFAFGPGAEHFTGWLDNTDVPRIIARLMGYPLTYPIQKEPIITGPVLY from the coding sequence ATGAGAAGGTTGCTCGTCGCTCTCGTCTTGACACTGCTCGTGACTTTCGTCTTGGCTTCCTACGTGAAAAACGTCATCTACTTCATAGGTGATGGGATGGGTTTCAACCACGTGTATCTTGCAAGTATCCTTGAAGGAAGACCGCTCAACATGATGAAGAGCCAACATGTTGGGATCGTCAAGACCTTTTCCGCCAACACGTGGGTGACAGACTCGGCTGCCGCTGGTACCGCACTCGCGTCCGGTTTCAAGACGAACAACGGCATGATCGGTATGCTTCCAAACAAAGAGCCAGTACCTTCTATTGCTGAGATCTTGAAGTTGTATGGGGTAAAGGTTGGCATAGTCGTCACGTGTAGAATCACTCACGCCACGCCCGCGGCGTTCTACGGACACGTTCCCGACAGAGACATGGAGAACGAACTCGCCGAACAACTGATCGAGAGTGACTTCGATGTGATCATGGGCGGAGGTATGAGACACTTCCTCCCCGCGTCGGTCAAAGGCAGTAGCAGGAAGGATGAAAAAGATCTCATATCTCTGGCAAGAGAGCGTGGTTATACTGTGATCACCAAGAAGAGTGAGTTGGCACAGGTTGAAGGCGGAAAGTTACTCGCGTTGTTCGCTTCGAGCCATCTTGCACCTGCGAGCGAAAGGACAGGGGAACAACCGATGCTCTATGAGATGGTGGAGAAGGCGCTGGAACTGCTGTCTAAAGATGGTGAACCTTTCTTCTTGATGGTCGAAGGATCTCAAATCGACTGGGAGGCGCACGGCAACGATCCATACGGGGTTTGGAAAGAAGTAGTCGAGTTTGACAAGGCGGTCGGTGTCGCACTCGAATTTGCGAAAAAGAACCCAGACACCCTCATCGTTGTTAGCTCTGACCACGAAACCGGAGGCCTATCGACCTCTACGGGAACCTACATGCTTGAAGTGGACAAGCTTAGAAAATTCAAAGCCAACACCGACTGGTTCATATCTAGACACTCTATCGAAGAGAAAGAAAAATTCATAGCGGCAGTAAAGGAATTCTACGATATTGACATGAGTGAAGAAGAGTACTCACAGCTTTTGAACGTAAAGAAGACTGCAAAGAGTGTGTACGATTTACCCAACGCGTTCGGACGTTACGTCAGCTCCAAGGCATTGCTCGGTTGGACAACTTTCGACCATACTGGCGATCCAGTTCCCATCTTCGCCTTTGGACCTGGTGCCGAACATTTCACAGGATGGCTTGACAACACGGATGTGCCAAGGATCATCGCTCGATTGATGGGGTATCCTCTCACCTATCCGATTCAAAAAGAACCCATCATCACTGGTCCTGTTCTCTACTGA
- a CDS encoding glycerol-3-phosphate acyltransferase, whose product MGTIVAILLGYLLGSFLPAYFITRTLLGVDIRELGTKHAGTTNVYRNVGLWPAVFTALYDTSKGVLAFKLSSLLGLPEHVCFVSAMSAVAGHVFPFYLQFRGGRGAATTVGILLYFLWTEWLKLPFSTLLSDLSILALIVLVLFLTSRRGDVVGLFVLPALALLVMVRMPDRSHFIVLPVLVLLTINLYNIIVWRLIKFQEDIRPWRVLIRPAAFLLLILGYHIGKTSFMFLMSVLIAIFLVLDLVRLSHRRVERFFHDEFKFKMFKETERKRLSSMTLFLLGVTLSYLFFEDELAIAACSFLILGDVAAKIIGMNFGKKKLFHKTVEGTLAHLVLCIYTAYVLHVMNFVPLGVGLLGAIAATICEVLPLAINDNVSVPLFSGIVMNVVKGVIRG is encoded by the coding sequence GTGGGAACCATTGTCGCCATCTTGCTCGGCTATTTGCTTGGAAGTTTCTTACCAGCGTACTTCATAACCAGAACGCTGCTCGGTGTCGACATACGTGAACTCGGTACCAAGCACGCTGGCACAACGAACGTCTACAGGAACGTTGGTCTTTGGCCGGCCGTTTTCACCGCCCTGTATGACACTTCCAAAGGTGTGCTTGCGTTCAAGTTGAGCTCGCTTTTGGGTTTGCCGGAGCACGTTTGCTTTGTCTCAGCGATGTCTGCTGTCGCTGGCCACGTGTTTCCCTTCTATCTTCAGTTCAGAGGTGGTCGTGGTGCGGCAACGACAGTAGGCATACTTTTGTACTTTCTTTGGACGGAATGGCTGAAGCTTCCGTTCAGCACTTTGCTATCTGATCTTTCAATCTTAGCGTTGATCGTTCTCGTTCTTTTCCTAACCTCAAGGAGGGGCGACGTGGTTGGCTTGTTCGTCCTGCCGGCACTCGCGTTGCTGGTCATGGTGAGGATGCCGGATCGTTCTCATTTCATCGTACTTCCAGTGCTGGTGCTCTTGACGATCAATCTTTACAACATAATCGTTTGGAGATTGATCAAGTTTCAAGAAGATATTAGGCCTTGGCGCGTGCTCATCCGGCCGGCAGCCTTTTTGCTTCTCATTCTCGGTTACCACATCGGAAAAACTTCCTTCATGTTCTTGATGAGTGTTTTGATCGCCATCTTTCTTGTACTTGATCTGGTGAGACTCTCCCACAGAAGGGTCGAAAGGTTCTTCCACGATGAGTTCAAGTTCAAAATGTTCAAGGAAACCGAGAGGAAGCGCCTTTCTTCGATGACTCTTTTTCTGCTCGGTGTGACGCTGAGCTATCTGTTCTTCGAAGACGAGTTGGCGATCGCCGCTTGCTCTTTTCTGATCTTAGGTGATGTGGCGGCGAAGATCATCGGTATGAACTTTGGAAAGAAGAAACTCTTCCACAAAACAGTCGAGGGTACACTCGCACACTTGGTGCTGTGTATCTACACAGCCTACGTTCTGCACGTGATGAACTTCGTACCGCTGGGGGTCGGATTGCTTGGAGCGATCGCAGCGACAATCTGTGAGGTTTTACCGTTGGCGATCAACGACAACGTTTCCGTGCCACTGTTTTCAGGAATAGTCATGAACGTTGTGAAAGGTGTGATCAGGGGGTAA
- a CDS encoding YbgA family protein: MRGSFARPRLVFSACLNCEPVRYNARIIEDEFCKKLAEHVDVVPVCPEVGIGLSVPRSPIVIVFDGEKRLMQKDTGQDLTKRLVEFSADFLEKLGAVDGFVLKRKSPSCALSDATAYRFSENKKLVLKTSGIFAQMAMEKFSKAAFIDEFRLRNFWLREHFLCRIFASAEMRGMFEGGFTKMDVLKFHERYKYLLMAHSPSLLKKLGRLVSNLNALTLADLTREYSDLFTMALTIKPTKAKHFNVLQHIYGYFKDRVNDVEKRKLLSLLDDFATGSTSLTKIRAIFREYARKLHIDYLLDQRYLSPYPLELETDV; encoded by the coding sequence GTGCGAGGAAGTTTTGCTCGCCCAAGGTTGGTTTTCTCGGCTTGTTTGAACTGTGAACCCGTCAGATACAACGCACGAATCATCGAAGACGAATTCTGCAAAAAGCTCGCAGAGCACGTCGATGTGGTCCCGGTCTGTCCTGAGGTCGGAATCGGTTTGAGCGTTCCTCGATCTCCCATAGTGATCGTTTTCGACGGTGAGAAACGGTTAATGCAGAAAGACACAGGTCAAGATCTCACGAAAAGATTGGTAGAGTTCAGCGCGGATTTTTTAGAAAAACTCGGTGCGGTTGATGGATTCGTGCTCAAGAGAAAGTCTCCATCCTGCGCTCTCTCGGACGCCACGGCTTACAGATTCTCTGAAAACAAAAAGCTCGTTTTGAAGACGTCCGGCATCTTTGCGCAGATGGCGATGGAGAAATTCTCCAAGGCCGCGTTCATAGACGAATTCAGGTTGAGGAACTTCTGGCTACGAGAGCATTTCCTTTGCAGGATCTTTGCCAGTGCGGAGATGAGAGGAATGTTCGAAGGTGGCTTTACAAAAATGGACGTCTTGAAATTTCACGAAAGGTACAAGTACTTGCTCATGGCACACAGCCCTTCGCTTTTGAAGAAGCTCGGAAGGCTCGTTTCCAATTTGAACGCTTTGACTTTGGCCGATCTTACGAGAGAGTACAGCGATCTGTTCACCATGGCTCTTACGATCAAACCAACGAAGGCTAAACATTTCAACGTGCTGCAACACATCTATGGATACTTCAAAGACAGAGTCAACGATGTTGAGAAAAGAAAACTGCTGAGCTTGCTCGACGATTTCGCAACGGGTTCGACAAGCTTGACGAAGATCAGAGCGATCTTCAGAGAATACGCGCGCAAGCTTCACATCGATTACCTTTTGGACCAGCGCTATCTGAGTCCGTATCCACTGGAGCTGGAGACAGACGTATGA
- a CDS encoding DUF4382 domain-containing protein has protein sequence MKRWLLSLIVSALFLSLVACTILTGGSNSSKSVGVYLTDAVLPIEQVESIFVTIDRILLLSDDATVVVSDEATTVNLLELVGEELYLGSVPAGIYGQLRFEISSATITVDGTDHSLRIDSGSLKYNLQGFEVTEGSKIVLDFDLSRSIKVTGSETSNQHGQNPVEYHMTPVINVRYGQLYDVTGRVVDQNGNGVPHVLVALFETTQSSSTAVTLTHKRSGKWQEGEFKLCKVRPGTYELKLYTNWQSSQDPEPATTIQLTVTNQRVDLGDIQINP, from the coding sequence ATGAAAAGATGGTTGCTGTCTCTGATCGTTTCGGCACTGTTTCTGTCACTCGTTGCGTGCACTATCTTGACTGGCGGTTCGAATTCTTCAAAGAGCGTTGGAGTCTACCTCACCGATGCGGTGCTTCCCATTGAACAAGTTGAAAGCATTTTTGTAACGATCGATCGGATATTACTCTTGAGCGACGATGCGACCGTGGTCGTCAGCGACGAGGCAACGACCGTGAACCTTCTTGAACTCGTTGGAGAGGAACTTTACCTTGGTTCAGTTCCGGCTGGAATCTATGGCCAACTGCGTTTTGAGATCTCCAGCGCCACGATCACCGTGGATGGAACAGATCACTCGCTGAGGATCGATTCGGGATCTTTGAAGTACAATCTTCAAGGCTTCGAAGTCACAGAAGGCTCAAAGATCGTTCTTGACTTCGATCTTTCAAGATCCATCAAGGTCACAGGATCTGAAACGAGCAATCAACACGGACAAAACCCAGTGGAGTATCACATGACTCCCGTGATCAACGTGCGTTACGGCCAACTCTACGATGTGACAGGACGAGTTGTCGATCAAAACGGCAACGGAGTTCCTCACGTTCTCGTTGCACTCTTCGAAACAACTCAGTCAAGTTCAACGGCGGTGACGCTCACGCACAAAAGATCTGGCAAATGGCAAGAAGGTGAGTTCAAACTCTGCAAGGTGAGACCTGGTACTTACGAGTTGAAGCTGTACACCAATTGGCAATCTTCACAGGATCCCGAGCCAGCGACGACGATCCAACTGACCGTGACGAACCAAAGAGTCGACTTGGGTGATATACAGATCAACCCATGA
- a CDS encoding S9 family peptidase yields the protein MALLERIKLDDLLKFKFLSSLTISPDASKVAFVVHEMNQDDNNYKSIIWLYDARTAQLSQLTSSNQDSSPLWLNDSKLLFVSWRDEKDRKRKENGEPLTPFYTIDVTRGEAKRTFELPFFVKQIKKLNENTLLFTAVYDHRLKDFWKLSKDERENVLKTLKEEKDYEVLDEIPFWSNGSGFTNKKRIRLFSYNLQTGQIVPISDELSNVEHFSDSLDGRTVLYVANRFEHVMKRSNDLYLYDLEKNESIKLTHTDNFRYTFAEFIDGKVIFAGSDMRRYGINENPKFYSLDLSSGQVELLTPDFDASLHNSVNSDCRFGSNRTFKVDGKYLYFVSTQWHDAQMYRIDGSGRIEQLTFNKGSVDGFDVLSGKIFFVGLRNMKLQEIYELVVGEEKQISQFNEWVQKERHISRPERFTFTANDGVTIEGWIMKPFGFEPGKKYPTVLEIHGGPKTVYGEVFFHEMQLLASEGYVVLYCNPRGSDGRGNEFADIRGKYGTIDYEDIMQLVDECLKNFAFIDESKLGVTGGSYGGFMTNWIIGHTHRFKAAVSQRSIANWISKFGTTDIGYFFVEDQHLATPWSDFEKLWWHSPMRYANEVKTPTLFIHSEEDYRCWLVEGIQMFTSLKYHGVETKLVMFRGENHELSRSGKPLHRMRRLKEILDWFEKHLK from the coding sequence GTGGCCCTCTTGGAAAGAATCAAACTGGACGATCTTCTCAAGTTCAAGTTCCTTTCGAGTCTAACGATCTCTCCGGATGCAAGCAAAGTAGCTTTCGTTGTCCACGAGATGAACCAAGACGACAACAACTACAAGTCAATCATTTGGCTCTACGATGCTCGAACGGCTCAACTGTCTCAGCTCACTTCGTCGAACCAAGACAGCTCGCCGCTCTGGTTGAACGATTCAAAGCTTCTCTTTGTTTCTTGGAGGGACGAGAAGGACAGAAAGAGAAAGGAAAACGGAGAACCCTTGACACCGTTTTACACGATCGACGTGACTCGAGGCGAGGCGAAACGTACTTTCGAACTACCCTTTTTCGTGAAGCAGATCAAGAAATTGAACGAGAACACACTCTTGTTCACAGCTGTTTATGATCACAGGCTGAAAGATTTCTGGAAGTTGTCCAAGGACGAAAGAGAAAACGTACTCAAAACGTTGAAGGAAGAGAAAGACTACGAGGTGCTCGACGAAATACCTTTCTGGTCCAACGGTTCTGGCTTCACGAACAAGAAGAGGATAAGACTCTTCAGCTACAACCTTCAAACCGGACAGATCGTACCCATCAGCGATGAACTTTCAAATGTTGAGCACTTTTCAGACAGTTTGGACGGAAGGACAGTTCTCTACGTGGCCAATCGATTCGAACACGTGATGAAACGATCCAACGATCTGTATCTTTACGATTTGGAGAAGAACGAATCGATAAAGCTCACGCACACCGACAACTTCAGATACACTTTCGCAGAGTTCATCGATGGCAAGGTCATCTTCGCAGGAAGCGACATGCGAAGATATGGCATCAACGAGAATCCCAAGTTCTACTCGCTCGATCTTTCGAGCGGACAAGTTGAGCTTCTCACACCAGACTTCGATGCCAGCCTTCACAACAGTGTGAACAGCGACTGCAGGTTCGGCTCGAACAGAACCTTCAAAGTCGATGGAAAATACCTATACTTCGTGAGCACACAGTGGCACGATGCCCAGATGTACAGGATCGATGGTTCAGGAAGGATCGAACAGCTCACGTTCAACAAAGGCTCCGTCGATGGTTTCGACGTGCTGAGTGGGAAGATCTTCTTTGTCGGTTTGAGGAACATGAAACTCCAAGAAATCTACGAGCTCGTTGTCGGGGAAGAAAAACAGATCAGCCAGTTCAACGAGTGGGTTCAAAAGGAGAGACACATCTCGAGGCCAGAACGTTTCACGTTCACCGCGAACGATGGTGTCACGATCGAAGGTTGGATCATGAAACCATTTGGCTTTGAACCTGGGAAGAAATATCCGACGGTCTTGGAGATCCACGGTGGTCCGAAGACCGTCTATGGAGAAGTCTTTTTCCACGAGATGCAACTGCTCGCAAGCGAAGGTTATGTTGTTTTGTACTGCAATCCTCGTGGGAGCGACGGCAGGGGAAACGAGTTCGCGGACATCCGTGGTAAGTACGGAACGATCGATTACGAGGACATAATGCAGCTCGTGGATGAGTGTCTGAAGAATTTCGCGTTCATAGATGAAAGCAAGTTGGGAGTCACGGGTGGATCTTACGGAGGCTTCATGACGAACTGGATCATCGGGCACACGCATCGTTTCAAGGCTGCGGTGTCTCAAAGGAGTATCGCGAACTGGATCAGCAAATTCGGAACGACGGACATAGGCTATTTCTTCGTTGAAGATCAGCACTTAGCCACACCGTGGAGTGACTTCGAAAAACTGTGGTGGCATTCGCCGATGAGGTACGCCAATGAAGTGAAGACTCCCACTTTGTTCATTCACTCAGAGGAAGACTACAGATGCTGGCTTGTCGAAGGCATCCAGATGTTCACGTCGTTGAAATACCATGGGGTGGAAACCAAGCTCGTCATGTTCAGAGGAGAAAACCACGAACTGAGCAGGAGTGGAAAACCGCTTCACAGGATGAGAAGACTCAAAGAAATCCTCGATTGGTTTGAAAAACATCTCAAATGA
- a CDS encoding pyruvate kinase alpha/beta domain-containing protein yields the protein MILFKTEGEVNTESTLKIAIEEALKTESKKLLIASSRGYSAEKALSMVPEGIKLIVVTHHVGFKEPNCDEFSADVKKRLIEAGHIVHTATHALSSVERAFRRKYGDIHAAEIVADALRLISQGFKVCVEISLMAADAGLVRCDEWVVVCGGSSRGLDTAVVIRPANSSRLFDLKIGKILCMSSEYA from the coding sequence ATGATACTGTTCAAAACTGAAGGTGAAGTCAACACGGAATCGACTCTCAAGATCGCGATAGAGGAAGCTTTGAAGACCGAGTCGAAGAAACTGCTCATCGCATCTTCACGAGGTTACAGTGCAGAGAAGGCGCTGTCGATGGTTCCAGAGGGGATCAAACTCATCGTCGTCACGCACCACGTGGGTTTCAAGGAACCAAACTGCGACGAGTTTTCGGCCGATGTGAAGAAACGCCTCATCGAGGCGGGCCACATCGTTCACACAGCAACACATGCGCTCTCGAGTGTGGAGAGGGCGTTCAGAAGAAAATATGGGGACATACATGCGGCAGAGATAGTCGCTGACGCGCTCCGTTTGATCAGTCAGGGCTTCAAAGTGTGCGTCGAGATCTCTCTGATGGCTGCCGATGCCGGACTCGTCAGGTGCGACGAATGGGTGGTTGTGTGCGGTGGCTCCAGCAGAGGTCTCGACACCGCCGTGGTGATAAGACCCGCGAACTCTTCGAGACTGTTCGACTTGAAGATAGGAAAGATCCTGTGCATGTCGTCAGAATACGCGTGA
- the uxaC gene encoding glucuronate isomerase, producing MAFLDENYLLTNPTAREIYPLVKDLPIVDAHNHSDAKEIVENRGWNDIWEAEAATDHYVWELMRRRNVPEEKITGKASNYEKWLALAEVFPKFVGNPTYEWIHLDLKRRFHIHEIISKDTAQIIWNKAKERLQSDDMKPQKLLQNMGVEIMCTTNDPVEDLYYHILAREKVKGTKILPTWRPDRFCKVHSPNFKNFVTQLEERTNVSIAKLSDFLDALRKTHDHFDELGCVCSDHALLEPIVQRIDENVASEIFEKALKSGVSYEEHLKFQSFMMYKFAEMNAEKNWVMQLHIGAMRDYRTKLFEELGPDSGGDIIAGFVDVARGMKDFFNDFDGKLGIVLYCMDMSYLPVMATIARSFENVFLGAPWWFNDSPLGMRSQLEYIASVDLLSNFVGMVTDSRKLVSYGSRTEMFRRVLCDVVGNMVERGQVPLKEAVELCFELSYRRPKEFFFGR from the coding sequence ATGGCCTTCTTGGATGAGAACTATCTTTTGACCAATCCAACTGCGAGGGAAATCTATCCCTTGGTGAAGGATCTTCCAATAGTGGACGCACACAACCACAGCGATGCCAAAGAAATCGTTGAGAACAGAGGCTGGAACGACATTTGGGAAGCGGAGGCCGCAACAGACCACTACGTGTGGGAGCTGATGAGGAGAAGGAACGTTCCTGAAGAAAAGATCACTGGAAAGGCCAGCAATTACGAAAAATGGCTCGCGCTCGCTGAGGTCTTTCCGAAATTCGTCGGCAATCCAACCTATGAATGGATCCATCTGGATCTGAAAAGGCGCTTCCACATCCATGAAATCATTTCGAAAGATACCGCGCAGATCATCTGGAACAAGGCGAAAGAAAGGCTTCAAAGCGATGACATGAAGCCGCAGAAGCTTCTGCAGAACATGGGTGTTGAGATCATGTGCACGACGAACGATCCAGTGGAAGATCTCTATTATCATATCCTCGCGCGCGAAAAAGTTAAGGGAACGAAGATACTGCCGACGTGGCGCCCCGACAGATTCTGCAAGGTTCATTCGCCGAACTTTAAGAACTTCGTCACACAGCTTGAGGAACGCACGAACGTTTCTATCGCAAAGCTTTCCGATTTTCTTGACGCGTTGAGGAAAACTCACGATCACTTCGACGAACTTGGTTGTGTGTGCAGCGATCATGCCTTGCTCGAACCAATCGTTCAGAGGATCGATGAGAATGTGGCGTCGGAGATATTCGAGAAGGCTTTGAAATCAGGTGTATCTTACGAAGAACATCTGAAGTTTCAGTCCTTCATGATGTACAAGTTTGCAGAGATGAACGCCGAAAAGAACTGGGTGATGCAGCTGCACATCGGAGCCATGAGGGATTACAGGACCAAGCTCTTCGAGGAGCTCGGTCCTGACAGTGGCGGAGACATAATCGCTGGCTTCGTCGATGTGGCGAGGGGTATGAAGGATTTCTTCAACGATTTCGATGGAAAGCTCGGGATCGTCCTCTACTGTATGGACATGAGCTACTTACCCGTTATGGCGACCATAGCGAGATCTTTTGAGAACGTCTTTCTGGGGGCCCCGTGGTGGTTCAACGATAGTCCTTTGGGTATGCGATCGCAGCTTGAATACATCGCCTCGGTGGATCTGCTGAGCAACTTCGTCGGCATGGTCACTGATTCGAGAAAGCTCGTGTCTTACGGTTCCAGGACAGAGATGTTCAGACGGGTTCTCTGCGACGTCGTTGGAAACATGGTTGAGCGCGGTCAGGTACCTTTGAAAGAGGCTGTCGAACTCTGTTTTGAACTGAGCTATCGCAGACCGAAAGAGTTCTTCTTTGGGAGATGA